The following proteins come from a genomic window of Nitrosopumilaceae archaeon AB1(1):
- a CDS encoding diphthine--ammonia ligase: MKLGVLFSGGKDSTFAIHHAKSQGHEISCLITVIPHSEESMLLHSPCISITSLQAVSMKIPHLTAKSNSIDVESECDILRKLIQRGIDEFQIQGIVHGGIFSEFQKRYFESLCVDKNLQIFAPVWHADKQYMHTLLDANFQFILSGVSSDGLDDSWLGVKITTQNLVDLENLSKKYGFNLNFEGGEAETLVIDCPLFEYPIDIQTFTKDWDGYSGKIDISVAQLGYRA, from the coding sequence ATGAAACTAGGTGTTCTTTTTTCTGGCGGTAAAGACAGTACATTTGCTATTCATCATGCAAAAAGTCAGGGGCATGAGATATCTTGTCTTATAACTGTCATACCACACTCTGAGGAGAGTATGCTACTTCATTCTCCATGTATATCAATTACTAGTCTTCAAGCTGTATCGATGAAAATTCCTCATCTTACTGCCAAGTCAAATTCCATTGATGTTGAATCTGAATGCGATATTTTACGAAAATTAATTCAACGTGGCATTGATGAATTTCAAATTCAAGGTATAGTTCATGGTGGAATATTTAGCGAATTCCAAAAACGTTATTTTGAAAGTCTATGTGTAGATAAAAATTTACAAATATTTGCACCAGTATGGCATGCAGATAAACAATACATGCATACTTTGCTTGATGCTAATTTTCAATTTATTCTAAGTGGAGTCTCCTCTGATGGATTGGATGATTCATGGTTGGGTGTAAAAATCACCACACAAAATTTAGTAGATTTAGAGAATCTATCGAAAAAATATGGATTTAATTTGAATTTTGAAGGAGGTGAGGCTGAAACATTGGTGATTGATTGCCCATTATTCGAATATCCGATTGATATACAAACTTTTACTAAAGATTGGGATGGTTATTCTGGCAAAATT
- the pstB gene encoding phosphate ABC transporter ATP-binding protein PstB, whose translation MTPTTIPTQSKTQSDIPELNTHDKIIDDYKMIADDVSVTFNNIPAINHINMKFKSKSVTALIGPSGCGKTTFLRCLNRMHDMTSHANVQGKVLIDGVDLYAKNVNPIYYRRKVGMVFQKPNPFPTMSIFDNVSAGLRLNGIRKRQILDEIVEDSLKLAYLWDEVKNILKKPAIELSGGQQQRLCIARALAIQPEVLLMDEPASALNPIAAQKVEETIMELRKEFTIIIVTHNMQQAIRVSDSTGFMYLGDLIEYNDTNKIFTDPSDDLTAKYVQGRFG comes from the coding sequence TTGACACCTACTACAATCCCTACACAATCAAAAACACAATCTGATATCCCTGAATTGAACACACACGATAAAATAATTGATGATTACAAAATGATAGCTGATGATGTCAGTGTTACTTTTAATAATATTCCTGCAATTAATCACATCAATATGAAATTCAAATCGAAATCTGTAACTGCTCTTATTGGTCCTTCGGGATGTGGTAAGACAACATTTTTGCGTTGTTTGAATAGAATGCATGATATGACTTCACATGCTAATGTACAAGGAAAAGTTTTGATTGATGGTGTTGATCTATATGCTAAAAATGTAAATCCAATATATTATCGACGCAAAGTTGGAATGGTTTTTCAAAAACCTAACCCTTTCCCTACAATGTCTATTTTTGATAATGTATCTGCAGGACTTCGTCTTAATGGCATAAGAAAGAGGCAGATCCTCGATGAGATCGTTGAGGATTCGTTAAAGTTGGCATATTTGTGGGATGAGGTAAAGAATATCCTCAAAAAACCTGCAATAGAACTCTCTGGCGGTCAACAGCAGCGGCTATGTATTGCACGTGCCCTGGCCATACAACCTGAGGTTCTTTTGATGGATGAGCCGGCATCGGCACTAAATCCAATAGCTGCCCAAAAAGTGGAGGAGACCATAATGGAACTTAGAAAAGAATTTACAATAATCATAGTGACACATAATATGCAACAAGCAATTCGTGTTTCTGATAGTACTGGCTTTATGTATCTTGGAGATTTAATTGAATACAATGATACAAATAAAATATTCACTGATCCATCAGATGATCTCACTGCAAAATATGTTCAAGGTAGGTTTGGTTAA
- a CDS encoding PhoU domain-containing protein — protein MTRLIESSLTRLTDIMTEMGDMVIESISLAIDSYLNDNNTSDKVRLISHSITKKYYEVEDFTFEMFLKYQPLGEDFRLIRSSTEISYAYARFSRYAYDISLLRDKFGNISECKNEYLSESVDKVMHMTKTAIQSFATLDIRTAVKIREDEEFIDCMYDERLLSLLKSSNTKCALTEALLLRYLERISDHAVFMSDAINYIVTGKHRPSDQRIESRFVKK, from the coding sequence TTGACACGTCTTATAGAATCATCGTTAACTAGACTTACTGACATCATGACTGAAATGGGAGATATGGTAATTGAGTCTATATCTCTTGCTATCGATTCATATCTGAATGATAACAACACATCTGATAAGGTACGACTGATATCTCATTCTATAACAAAAAAATATTATGAAGTAGAAGATTTTACATTTGAAATGTTTCTAAAATATCAACCACTTGGAGAAGACTTTAGATTAATTCGTTCATCTACTGAAATCTCATATGCTTATGCAAGATTTAGTAGATATGCTTATGATATATCTCTTTTAAGAGATAAATTTGGTAACATATCAGAATGTAAGAATGAATACTTGTCCGAGTCTGTAGACAAAGTAATGCATATGACTAAAACAGCTATTCAATCTTTTGCTACTCTTGATATACGTACTGCAGTTAAAATTCGTGAAGATGAGGAGTTTATAGATTGCATGTATGATGAGAGGTTACTGAGTCTTTTAAAATCATCAAACACAAAATGTGCACTTACCGAAGCACTGCTTTTAAGATATCTTGAGCGTATCAGTGATCATGCCGTCTTTATGAGTGACGCGATTAATTATATAGTGACTGGAAAGCATCGTCCTAGTGATCAACGAATTGAGTCTAGATTTGTCAAAAAGTGA
- the pstA gene encoding phosphate ABC transporter permease PstA, which yields MTDITKRQYYRTLFRQNVERRLIIDKIVRLIVFSCVIIAIIPLGSILIEVFRNGIAAISLEFITAPPGAIGSGDGGIGPAIQGTLIIVGLASLIGIPIGLMSGVFLAEYGNNKLAKFIRFFNDVFMEFPSIVLGIFAFLIIVLVLGNFSVWAGAFALSLIMFPIVARTTEESLKLVPTSYREAGVALGLKKWVITTRIVMTAAKKGLVTGILLSVSRISGETAPLIMTILGSSQFFQNFNEPLDALPLRIWRLALQPYDSAQLHGWGSAAVLIIIIIGINLAVRYFVLHKNNNGIGVFLQRRIRN from the coding sequence ATGACTGATATTACAAAACGTCAATATTATCGAACACTGTTTCGGCAAAATGTAGAAAGACGTCTAATTATTGATAAAATAGTTCGCTTAATTGTTTTTTCATGTGTAATTATTGCAATAATCCCACTCGGCAGCATTCTAATCGAAGTATTTCGTAATGGTATTGCTGCTATAAGTTTAGAGTTTATTACTGCTCCACCTGGGGCAATTGGATCTGGAGATGGTGGTATAGGACCTGCTATTCAAGGAACTTTGATTATAGTTGGGTTGGCAAGCCTAATTGGAATTCCTATTGGATTAATGTCTGGAGTATTTCTTGCTGAATATGGTAATAACAAACTGGCCAAATTTATCAGATTCTTCAATGATGTCTTTATGGAGTTTCCATCAATAGTACTTGGAATATTTGCATTTCTTATAATTGTACTAGTACTTGGAAATTTTTCTGTGTGGGCAGGGGCCTTTGCCTTATCATTAATTATGTTCCCTATTGTGGCTAGAACAACTGAAGAGTCACTAAAGTTAGTTCCAACATCATACAGGGAAGCAGGTGTTGCCTTGGGGTTGAAAAAGTGGGTTATAACCACACGTATAGTAATGACTGCGGCAAAAAAGGGTCTAGTTACAGGCATACTATTATCTGTATCACGAATAAGTGGTGAAACTGCACCATTAATTATGACCATATTGGGCTCTAGTCAATTCTTTCAAAATTTCAATGAACCACTTGATGCATTACCTTTACGTATTTGGCGCCTTGCATTACAACCATATGATAGTGCACAATTACATGGATGGGGTTCTGCAGCTGTATTGATCATTATAATTATTGGGATAAATCTTGCAGTACGTTATTTCGTATTACATAAAAATAATAATGGTATTGGGGTCTTTTTACAAAGGAGAATTAGAAATTGA